Part of the candidate division WOR-3 bacterium genome, AAAACAGTGTCAGTTGACATACTGAGTACGTGCCTTTCGCCGGAGGCTGTTTCAACAACAGCGTAAAAAGCGGGCTCCGAAGGTTTGAATTTCAAAACAAGGAAAAGTACCGACAATGCTAAAAAAAAGGTAAAAATTATGTAATCGGCGGGATACGGGTACAATTTGAAGATTTTTTTCATGTCGTCGGGATGTGTGTCAGATGAGAAATCCCGTTTTTCTACCGCATTTTGAGCACTTGCCGTCTGTTATACCTTTTATCGAAGAGTCGAAAAGATATCTTTCAATCCAGAGGTTGCCGCAGTCCGGACAGTAAGAATTCATTTTTTTTCCTACGTTTCCGAAGAAAACGAATTTCAGGCGTTTTTTTGCTTCTTCGTAAAATCTCATCATGTCCTCTTCATCGGTCGGAGGAGTTGTATACTTGTAATTAGGAAAATATTTGGATATGTGATAGGGGATCTCGTCGTCCAGCGAAGCCAGAAATTCCGCCGCTTTTGCTATTTCGTCTGTCGTGTCATTAAAACCTGTTACGACAAGGGTCGTCACTTCTACGTGAACTGAATTTTCTTTGAGAAAGGCTATAGTGTGTAGAACCGAATCGAGGTCGCCTCCGAGTATTTTTCTGTATTTGTCGCTGGAAAATGTCTTGAGATCTATGTTGGCACCGTCAATCAAAGGAGTCAATTCTTTCAAAGGTTCCGGATTTATTACACCGTTCGAGACTATAACATTGTAGCCGCCGTTGTCTCTCACTTCTTTGCCGGCGTCGAGAAGATATTCAAACCACACCAGAGGTTCCGTGTAAGTGTAAGCTATTCCTATGGATCCGTTCTGCTTTGACATTCTGCCGGCCTCCATTGGAGAAAGGTAAACCGTCCGGGCCAGGGTCTGGGATATGGTGTGATTCTGACAGAAAGGGCAGTCGAGATTGCATCCGTTAGGGGCTATAGAGAGAATGTTCGATCCCGGTTTGAAATGATACAGGGGTTTCTTTTCTACCGGGTCAAGAGAAACAGAGACGGTTTTTCCGTAACCAAGGTTGTAAAGAGTTCCTTCAATATTACCTCTTATTTTGCATAGTCCGGTTTTACCCTGTTCTATGACGCAGTTGTGAAAACAAAGCAGGCACTTCACTGCGCCGCTGTCCAGTTTTTCGAAAAATTCCGCTTTTTTTTTCGTTTTCAATCCAATGTCCCGTGTTCGGTTTTCCACTCTATAACGTATTCTTCAAAGCCCGAAGACGACAGGAATTCAAGACCTTCATCCGTTTCTATTGCAAGAAGGAAATCTGCGCCGGTTGCATCGGCGATTATTCTGCTGGTTTGAGGAGGCAGTATCATGAAGGCCGTCGATAGCGCGTCCGCTTCTTCAGCCTTTTCGCATATTACGGTTGCGCTTACAATACCCCGGGAAGGCATAAGATTTGACGGGTCGAGAATGTGATGATACCTGACGCCGTTTTTGATTATGAATCTCTGATAATCCCCGGAAGTGCATACTGATTTTCCGTTGAGGTTTATTACTGCAATTAGTTCACCGGGGCTCCGGGGATGCTGAATCCCGATTTTCCATATTTTTCCGTCTTCGCGGTATCCTCTGACGGCTATGTCTCCTCCGGCTTCAATCAGTACGCCGAAAACGCCCAGGGATTCGCAAATGTCGGCGGTCGTTTGAACAGCCAATCCTTTTGCAATTCCGCCTAGATCCGGAGTTCTCCACGGAGTACAACCCAGTCTGCCGTTCTCAATAACCGGAAATGCCGTATTTCTGATTCCGATTATGGATTCGAGCAAAGATGAATCTGGCAGTGTTAAAGTTTCCTCTGAAAAATCGCCCCACAGACGCATGACGTCTCCTAAAGTGGGATCGAACGCGCCTTCTGTTATGTCCATCAGGGTGCATGATTTTTCCCACAGGTAAAAAGAATAAGGATTGAGAGGGGAATCCGTCAGAAAAATGTTTTCCGGTCCAAAAAGCGAGTCGAAATATGAAAGATTTTCAGAGGAGATTTTCAGGCATTTTTCCAGAGTGTCTCTGTCCGGTCCTGTGACAATTATTTTCACTTTAGTGTCCATGCAAAAAAAAGACGTCTCTTCCCTGAAGATTGTAACTTCTTTTTTGGAGCATGAAAGCGACGGAATCATAATTGCTAATGAAAACAAAATTTTTACTCTCACGCCAACCCGCTTATCTTGGCTATAAAATTTCTGTGTGCCATAAAAAGCTCTTCAATTATATGGGCGGGCACTGTTTCGCCTTTTCCGATTCCCGGACATGTGAGATTTTGAAAAGCGGATTCGTCCCTCAGAAGGGTGGACCAAAAAGGGAAAGTCCTGCACTGTATGGGTCTAACCGGATATATGATGCATTTGTTTCCTTTTAAAAATCTGCATTTTGACGGATGTTCGTCATTTATAATCATGTGTCCTTCATTGTCTTTTGTGAGACATTCTTTCCTGAAATTTTCTTCAAGCATACCCATAAAAAAAGAAACGGCAGTGATCTCCTCGTCAGTCAGATATACCGCTCCGCCCTCGACGTCACAACAAGCCCCGCATTTCTGACATTCAAACCTGATGCCGTCTTCAAAAAAACTCTTTGACATTAAGTGGTTTTCCTTTTACTTATTAATGCTTTTCGGCAAAAACAATACAGCAGATTATGAGATTATATGACAAAAAAACAAATCAGCGCCATATTTTTTGATTTCGACGGAACTCTGGCCGACACAATATGGATTTGGGAATCAATAGACGAGAAGTTTTTGGGAGCACACGGGATTGAAGTGCCCGCAGATCTTAAGTCGAGGATTGAGGGCATGTCGTTTGAAAACACGGCTCTGTATTTTAAAAAGAACTTCGGTATAAAACTCACTCCTGAGGAAATAGTCGCAGAATGGTTCGATATAGCCAAAAAGCCCTACGAAGAAGATGTTAATCTTATAAAAGGAGCAAAGGAAACTTTGCTCGAGCTGAAAGAAAATGGAATGAGGCTCTTTCTGCAGACGTCAAACAAAGAGGAACTCGTTATGCCGGTTCTTGAAAAATACGGAATTAATGATTTCTTCGACGGGATGTTTTTTTGTCAGCACAAAGATTCTCCCCTCACTTATTCCATTATTCTGGAAAAAACAGCCGGCGGTAAAAGAGCGATGATGATTGACGATGCCTGTACTGCACTCGAAGCGGCTAAAAAATCGGGTATGATTACCGTAGATGTTCTGATACATAAGTCGGATAAAGAGAAAGAAGACGAGAGAAGTCACGCTTTCATAGATTATTTTGTTGAAGAAACGCTCGAAGAAATACCTGATATCCTGAGAATTTATTGAAAAAAAAAGAGCGGTTTTAAACCGCTCTTTTCTCTGAGGTGTTTAAGCCTTTGTACTATCCGAAAATACCCTGATCGAACATCGCTTTGGCGACTTTCTCGAAACCGGCGATGT contains:
- the amrS gene encoding AmmeMemoRadiSam system radical SAM enzyme — its product is MKTKKKAEFFEKLDSGAVKCLLCFHNCVIEQGKTGLCKIRGNIEGTLYNLGYGKTVSVSLDPVEKKPLYHFKPGSNILSIAPNGCNLDCPFCQNHTISQTLARTVYLSPMEAGRMSKQNGSIGIAYTYTEPLVWFEYLLDAGKEVRDNGGYNVIVSNGVINPEPLKELTPLIDGANIDLKTFSSDKYRKILGGDLDSVLHTIAFLKENSVHVEVTTLVVTGFNDTTDEIAKAAEFLASLDDEIPYHISKYFPNYKYTTPPTDEEDMMRFYEEAKKRLKFVFFGNVGKKMNSYCPDCGNLWIERYLFDSSIKGITDGKCSKCGRKTGFLI
- a CDS encoding FAD:protein FMN transferase, whose amino-acid sequence is MRVKILFSLAIMIPSLSCSKKEVTIFREETSFFCMDTKVKIIVTGPDRDTLEKCLKISSENLSYFDSLFGPENIFLTDSPLNPYSFYLWEKSCTLMDITEGAFDPTLGDVMRLWGDFSEETLTLPDSSLLESIIGIRNTAFPVIENGRLGCTPWRTPDLGGIAKGLAVQTTADICESLGVFGVLIEAGGDIAVRGYREDGKIWKIGIQHPRSPGELIAVINLNGKSVCTSGDYQRFIIKNGVRYHHILDPSNLMPSRGIVSATVICEKAEEADALSTAFMILPPQTSRIIADATGADFLLAIETDEGLEFLSSSGFEEYVIEWKTEHGTLD
- a CDS encoding HAD family hydrolase; the protein is MTKKQISAIFFDFDGTLADTIWIWESIDEKFLGAHGIEVPADLKSRIEGMSFENTALYFKKNFGIKLTPEEIVAEWFDIAKKPYEEDVNLIKGAKETLLELKENGMRLFLQTSNKEELVMPVLEKYGINDFFDGMFFCQHKDSPLTYSIILEKTAGGKRAMMIDDACTALEAAKKSGMITVDVLIHKSDKEKEDERSHAFIDYFVEETLEEIPDILRIY
- a CDS encoding YkgJ family cysteine cluster protein, producing the protein MSKSFFEDGIRFECQKCGACCDVEGGAVYLTDEEITAVSFFMGMLEENFRKECLTKDNEGHMIINDEHPSKCRFLKGNKCIIYPVRPIQCRTFPFWSTLLRDESAFQNLTCPGIGKGETVPAHIIEELFMAHRNFIAKISGLA